The proteins below come from a single Salvelinus fontinalis isolate EN_2023a unplaced genomic scaffold, ASM2944872v1 scaffold_0460, whole genome shotgun sequence genomic window:
- the LOC129846152 gene encoding zinc finger protein ZFP2-like has product TGKKPHRCSDCGKRFTSSSGIKIHQRFHTGEKPYCCGQCGKRFTSSSCIKIHQRIHTREKPYGCAQCGKSFVNSCNLTAHQRTHTGEKPYGCAQCGKSYFTSSHLTAHHRIHTGEKPYSCDQCGKSFVNSCNLTAHQRTHTGEKPYSCDQCGKSYCQSGQLTVHQRTHTGEKPYSCDQCGRSFSTSNYLTVHQRTHTGENPLCDQCGKSFTTSGYLTIHLRTHTGEKSYSCDRCGKSFTQPNSLNIHKRTHTGEGILPFPCVSDL; this is encoded by the coding sequence ACAGGAAAGAAACCTCaccgctgctctgactgtgggaagagattcacctcctcatcaggcattaaaattcatcagagattccacacaggagagaaaccttattgctgtggtcaatgtgggaagagatttacCTCCTCATCatgcattaaaattcatcagagaattCACACAAGAGAGAAACCatatggctgtgctcaatgtgggaagagttttgttaatTCTTGCAATCTGACTGCacaccaaagaacacacacaggagagaaaccatatggctgtgctcaatgtgggaagagttattttacatctagccatctgactgcacaccatagaatacacacaggagagaaaccatatagctgtgatcaatgtgggaagagttttgttaatTCTTGCAATCTGACTGCacaccaaagaacacacacaggagagaaaccttatagctgtgatcaatgtgggaagagttattGTCAATCTGGCCAACTGACAGTGcaccaaagaacacacacaggagagaaaccatatagctgtgatcaatgtgggaggaGTTTTAGTACTTCTAACTatctgacagtacaccagagaacacacacaggagagaatccgttatgtgatcaatgtgggaagagttttactacttctggctatctaactatacaccttagaacacacacaggagagaaatcttatagctgtgatcgatgtgggaagagttttactcagccaAACAGCCTGAATATACACAAGCGGACACACACAGGGGAAGGGATACTTCCCTTCCCCTGTGTCTCAGATCTCTGA